From the Priestia aryabhattai genome, one window contains:
- the iolI gene encoding 2-keto-myo-inositol isomerase, giving the protein MKLCFNEATTLENSNLAKDLEYCNKHGYDYIEIRTMDKLPEYLESHSMDDLAQFFNTNHIKPLALNALVFFNNRSEKEYKEVIEEFKGMLETAQKIGAQYIVAVPLVTEQKIVKAEIKDSCVQVLNELSELAEPYGVKIAVEFVGHPQCTVNTFDQAYDIVQTVNRDNVGLVFDCFHFHAMGSKLEDLKQADISKIFIVHIDDTEDFPIGFLTDEDRVWPGLGAIDLDAIFSTLKEKGYKDAVSVELFRPEYYQLSTEEAIKTAKETTIKAISEYYSFKTTKSYS; this is encoded by the coding sequence ATGAAACTATGTTTTAACGAAGCAACAACATTAGAAAATTCGAATCTGGCAAAAGACCTGGAGTATTGCAACAAGCACGGATATGACTATATTGAAATTCGTACAATGGATAAACTGCCTGAGTATTTAGAAAGTCACTCAATGGATGATTTAGCGCAGTTTTTTAATACAAATCATATTAAACCACTAGCGCTGAATGCTTTAGTCTTCTTTAATAACCGCAGTGAAAAAGAGTACAAGGAAGTTATAGAAGAGTTTAAGGGTATGCTAGAAACCGCTCAAAAGATAGGTGCTCAATATATCGTAGCCGTTCCTTTAGTAACGGAACAAAAAATAGTAAAAGCAGAGATTAAAGATAGCTGTGTACAAGTGCTGAATGAATTATCGGAATTGGCTGAACCTTACGGAGTTAAAATCGCGGTTGAATTTGTAGGGCATCCTCAGTGTACGGTTAATACGTTTGATCAAGCTTATGATATTGTACAAACTGTGAACCGAGATAACGTAGGTTTAGTCTTTGACTGCTTCCACTTCCATGCGATGGGCTCGAAATTAGAAGACTTAAAACAAGCGGATATTTCTAAAATATTTATCGTTCATATTGATGACACGGAAGATTTTCCTATTGGCTTCTTAACAGATGAAGATAGAGTATGGCCAGGTCTAGGAGCAATTGATTTAGATGCTATTTTCTCAACATTAAAAGAAAAAGGCTACAAAGACGCGGTATCTGTAGAGCTATTCCGACCTGAATATTATCAATTAAGTACGGAAGAAGCAATTAAGACAGCTAAAGAGACAACCATTAAGGCTATCTCAGAATACTACAGCTTTAAAACAACAAAATCATATTCATGA
- the fba gene encoding class II fructose-1,6-bisphosphate aldolase: MKDMLHAAKKGNYAVGQYNINSLQWAQAILQAAEEEKAPVIAAVSDRLVDYLGGFKTIVGMIEGLLEEMNITVPVALHLDHGMSIERCKKAIDAGFSSVMFDGSHYPIDENIAMTKQVVDYAGAQYVSVEAEVGTVGGMEDGLIGNIVYADPAECLRLVKETGVDALAAALGSVHGQYQGEPQLGFDEMKEIADLTDVPLVLHGGSGIPNYQIQKAIALGHAKINVNTECLQAWARAVRQTLESDSEVYDPRTILTPGKEAVMATVKEKMREFHTSNKA; the protein is encoded by the coding sequence ATGAAAGATATGCTTCATGCTGCTAAAAAAGGAAACTATGCGGTTGGTCAGTATAATATTAACAGTCTGCAGTGGGCACAGGCTATTTTACAAGCTGCCGAAGAGGAAAAAGCGCCTGTCATTGCAGCCGTTTCAGACAGGCTTGTGGACTATTTAGGTGGATTTAAAACCATTGTAGGGATGATCGAAGGTTTGTTAGAGGAAATGAACATTACAGTTCCTGTTGCACTTCACTTAGATCATGGTATGAGTATAGAAAGATGTAAAAAAGCTATCGACGCTGGATTTAGCTCGGTCATGTTTGACGGTTCTCATTATCCAATTGATGAAAATATTGCAATGACTAAGCAAGTAGTAGACTATGCTGGTGCTCAATATGTTTCCGTTGAAGCTGAAGTCGGAACAGTCGGGGGCATGGAAGACGGGCTCATTGGCAACATCGTGTACGCAGACCCGGCCGAGTGCCTGCGTCTTGTAAAAGAAACGGGAGTAGATGCTTTAGCAGCTGCTTTAGGTTCAGTTCACGGACAGTACCAAGGGGAACCACAGTTAGGCTTTGATGAAATGAAAGAAATAGCTGATTTAACAGATGTGCCGCTAGTTTTACACGGAGGTTCCGGTATACCAAACTACCAAATTCAAAAAGCAATAGCTCTTGGACATGCTAAAATTAATGTGAATACTGAGTGCCTTCAGGCCTGGGCACGCGCTGTTCGTCAAACGTTGGAAAGCGACAGTGAAGTGTATGATCCGCGAACAATTCTTACACCGGGAAAAGAAGCGGTTATGGCGACTGTAAAAGAGAAAATGAGAGAGTTTCATACGAGTAATAAAGCTTAA
- a CDS encoding DeoR/GlpR family DNA-binding transcription regulator, whose product MLKTKRIQQIQEYVFEHESVSLDDLVSVFEVSKNTIRRDVQKLVDEGHIKKVYGGVAVNHVKLESFNERQTRNQFQKRLIAKTAAQYVEDGDVIFIDSGTTTLGMIEFLKDKSITIVTNSLDVIIKALPFDALKVISTGGYLERETQSFSSFNHVNPVKNYNFDKVFMASTGISISNGVTNSSPVESEIKETVIKRSTKVFLLADHTKFDKYAMITYCELHEVDYLITDKVDVSYQHYAQENEVSLILAEE is encoded by the coding sequence ATGTTAAAAACGAAGAGAATTCAACAAATTCAAGAGTATGTTTTTGAACATGAATCTGTCTCATTAGATGATTTGGTTTCGGTGTTTGAAGTCTCTAAAAACACGATTCGACGCGATGTTCAAAAGTTAGTGGATGAAGGGCATATTAAAAAAGTATACGGCGGAGTAGCTGTTAACCATGTGAAGCTTGAATCATTTAATGAAAGACAAACAAGAAACCAGTTTCAAAAGCGTTTAATTGCCAAAACGGCAGCTCAGTATGTAGAAGACGGAGATGTCATCTTTATTGATTCAGGAACCACCACGTTAGGGATGATTGAATTTCTAAAAGACAAATCGATAACGATTGTTACCAATAGTTTAGATGTTATTATCAAAGCCCTGCCTTTTGATGCGTTAAAGGTAATTTCTACGGGTGGCTACCTTGAACGTGAAACTCAATCATTTTCTAGCTTTAACCATGTCAATCCTGTAAAAAACTATAACTTTGATAAAGTATTTATGGCTTCTACGGGTATTTCCATATCAAATGGCGTTACCAATTCATCGCCCGTTGAAAGTGAAATCAAAGAAACCGTGATAAAAAGAAGTACAAAAGTGTTTTTATTAGCAGATCATACGAAATTTGATAAGTATGCAATGATTACGTATTGTGAGCTGCATGAAGTTGATTATTTAATCACAGATAAAGTGGACGTTAGCTATCAGCACTATGCCCAAGAAAATGAGGTTAGCCTTATCCTTGCGGAAGAATAA
- the iolD gene encoding 3D-(3,5/4)-trihydroxycyclohexane-1,2-dione acylhydrolase (decyclizing), giving the protein MKTIRLTTSQAIVKFLNQQYVEFDGKKERFIKGVFTIFGHGNVVGIGQALQENPGELEVYQGRNEQGMAHAAVAFAKQKHRKQIMACSSSVGPGSANMVTSAATATANNIPVLLLPSDVFATRQPDPVLQQIEQTHDLSLSTNDAFRSVSKYWDRVSRPEQLMSAMINAMRVLTDPADTGAVTIALPQDVQGEAWDFPESFFRERTHLIERREPSQESIRNAVKLIKSKKKPLLILGGGVRYSEAADAFAAFAEKFHIPFSETQAGKSGLESNHPLNLGGVGVTGNSAANKIAQSADLIIGVGTRFTDFTTSSKLFYAETDVLTINISEFHASKLEATKIVADAKVGLEALSSALEGYKSGYETEIEQAKSEWNQELTRLKNIAYTGEEFIPEIKGHFDQSLSEYKDSLSTELVQTTVLGKVNELIAPDSIITCAAGSLPGDLQRMWISNERNTYHLEYGYSCMGYEIASALGAKMAEPNKEVYAMVGDGSYLMLHSELVTSIQEGIKINIVLFDNSGFGCINNLQMDNGIESFGTEFRVRNPRTGQLDGDIMRINFAQSAAAYGAKTYEVYTMEELEYAIEDSKKQSVSTLIDIKVLPKTMTDGYDSWWHVGVASVSESSKVQTAFEGKESHLQKARKY; this is encoded by the coding sequence ATGAAAACGATAAGGTTAACAACTAGTCAAGCTATAGTTAAATTTCTAAATCAGCAATATGTAGAGTTTGATGGAAAAAAAGAGCGTTTCATCAAAGGAGTATTCACTATTTTTGGACATGGAAATGTGGTGGGTATCGGGCAAGCGCTGCAGGAAAACCCAGGGGAGCTTGAAGTATATCAAGGCAGAAACGAACAGGGAATGGCTCATGCTGCAGTAGCTTTTGCAAAACAAAAACATCGAAAACAGATCATGGCCTGCTCTTCTTCCGTTGGTCCAGGCTCAGCGAATATGGTTACATCGGCTGCTACAGCTACTGCAAACAATATTCCGGTACTGCTTTTGCCAAGCGATGTGTTTGCCACTCGCCAGCCGGACCCGGTTCTTCAACAAATTGAACAAACACATGATTTATCTCTTTCTACAAATGATGCCTTCCGGTCCGTCAGCAAGTATTGGGATCGAGTCAGCCGTCCAGAACAGCTGATGTCGGCTATGATCAATGCGATGCGTGTATTAACAGATCCGGCAGATACAGGAGCCGTTACAATCGCGCTGCCGCAGGATGTACAAGGAGAAGCGTGGGATTTTCCAGAAAGTTTCTTCCGTGAGCGTACCCACCTGATTGAACGCCGCGAGCCTTCGCAAGAAAGTATCAGAAATGCAGTTAAGCTGATTAAATCGAAGAAAAAGCCTCTTCTTATTTTAGGCGGCGGCGTTCGTTATTCAGAGGCTGCGGATGCATTTGCTGCATTTGCTGAAAAGTTTCATATTCCATTTAGCGAAACGCAAGCTGGAAAAAGCGGGCTTGAAAGCAATCATCCTTTAAATCTAGGAGGAGTTGGCGTAACGGGTAACAGCGCTGCTAATAAAATAGCGCAATCTGCGGATTTAATTATTGGTGTTGGTACACGCTTCACAGATTTTACGACTTCTTCAAAACTGTTTTACGCTGAAACGGATGTATTAACCATTAACATTTCTGAATTTCACGCATCAAAATTGGAGGCTACTAAAATTGTCGCGGATGCTAAAGTGGGTCTTGAAGCTCTTTCGTCTGCATTAGAAGGCTATAAATCAGGCTATGAAACTGAAATTGAACAAGCCAAATCAGAATGGAATCAAGAGCTGACTCGTTTAAAAAATATTGCATACACAGGCGAAGAATTTATTCCGGAAATTAAAGGACATTTTGATCAAAGCCTGTCGGAGTATAAAGATAGCCTAAGCACCGAACTTGTCCAAACGACTGTGCTTGGTAAAGTAAATGAACTAATTGCACCTGATTCTATTATTACATGTGCAGCGGGAAGCCTCCCGGGTGACCTTCAGCGTATGTGGATCTCAAATGAACGTAATACGTATCACCTTGAATACGGATATTCATGTATGGGCTATGAAATTGCCTCTGCCTTGGGTGCTAAGATGGCTGAGCCGAATAAAGAAGTGTATGCGATGGTAGGAGACGGAAGCTACTTAATGCTTCATAGTGAGCTGGTAACCAGCATTCAAGAAGGAATTAAAATAAATATTGTTCTTTTTGATAATTCCGGCTTTGGCTGCATCAATAACTTGCAAATGGATAATGGAATTGAAAGCTTTGGCACAGAATTCCGTGTTCGTAATCCACGGACGGGGCAGCTTGATGGAGATATTATGCGCATCAACTTTGCTCAATCTGCAGCTGCGTACGGAGCAAAAACATACGAAGTGTATACGATGGAAGAGCTTGAATATGCCATTGAAGATTCCAAAAAGCAAAGTGTTAGTACATTGATTGACATTAAAGTTCTTCCAAAAACAATGACGGACGGCTACGATTCTTGGTGGCATGTAGGAGTAGCATCCGTATCTGAAAGCTCAAAAGTTCAAACGGCATTTGAAGGAAAAGAAAGCCATTTACAAAAAGCAAGAAAATATTAA
- the iolB gene encoding 5-deoxy-glucuronate isomerase: protein MADLIVPTKIADSDGNVLSITPESAGWEYIGFEVYSLKKGQTLKKNTENQEICIVILTGKSNISTKEEKWENIGQRMDIFEKIPPYSVYVSSDDHYEVEAVTDLEIAVCAAPGKGTYPARLITPQDVGVEHRGAGNIARQVHNILPEQKAADSLLVVEVFTPEGNWSSYPPHKHDQDNLPHESYLEETYYHKVNPGHGFAVQRVYTDDQSLDETMIIKDGDAVLVPKGYHPVSAPPGYEVYYLNVMAGPVRTWKFNNSKDHEWIMEEKLALK from the coding sequence ATGGCTGATTTAATCGTACCAACAAAAATAGCTGACAGTGATGGAAACGTACTAAGCATCACGCCGGAATCTGCGGGATGGGAGTACATTGGCTTTGAAGTTTATTCATTAAAAAAAGGGCAAACACTTAAAAAGAACACGGAAAATCAAGAGATTTGTATTGTGATCTTAACCGGTAAGTCCAACATTTCTACGAAAGAAGAGAAATGGGAAAACATCGGACAGCGAATGGATATTTTTGAAAAGATTCCGCCGTACTCCGTATATGTATCGAGTGATGATCACTATGAAGTAGAAGCTGTAACGGACTTGGAAATTGCGGTATGCGCAGCGCCTGGAAAAGGTACATATCCTGCTCGTTTAATTACGCCGCAGGATGTAGGCGTAGAACATCGCGGAGCAGGAAATATTGCGAGACAAGTCCATAATATTCTTCCTGAACAAAAGGCGGCCGATAGTCTGCTAGTAGTGGAAGTGTTTACGCCGGAAGGAAACTGGTCAAGCTATCCGCCTCATAAGCACGATCAAGATAACTTGCCGCATGAATCGTATTTAGAGGAGACGTATTATCATAAAGTCAACCCAGGACATGGATTTGCCGTTCAGCGGGTATATACGGACGATCAATCTCTAGATGAAACAATGATTATTAAAGATGGAGATGCAGTCTTGGTTCCTAAAGGCTATCACCCGGTATCAGCGCCTCCAGGTTATGAAGTTTATTATTTAAACGTCATGGCTGGTCCTGTGCGAACATGGAAATTTAACAATAGCAAAGACCATGAATGGATTATGGAAGAAAAATTAGCATTAAAGTAA
- the iolC gene encoding 5-dehydro-2-deoxygluconokinase: MSYLTFDSQKRFDLLAVGRLCIDLNANEFNRPMEDTMTFTKYVGGSPANIAIGLSRLGMKTGFIGKVSDDQMGRFSTRYLNQHNINTEGIVVDQTGAVTGLAFTEIKSPEECSILMYRDNVADLKLDPTEVSEEYIKQSKALLISGTALAKSPSREAVFLALEYARKHRVVVFFDVDYRPYTWESEAETAVYYNLAAEKSDVIIGTREEFDMMEKLLNYEESNDQVTAERWFSHHAKIVVIKHGGEGSIAYTKDGQSHRGGIFKTKVLKTFGAGDSYASAFIYGLMQGFTIPEAMRFGGASASIVISKHSSSDAMPTVEEIKQFMETAEEVLQQA; the protein is encoded by the coding sequence ATGAGTTATTTAACATTCGATTCGCAAAAGCGATTTGACCTTCTTGCAGTAGGAAGGCTTTGCATCGACTTAAATGCAAATGAATTTAATCGCCCGATGGAAGACACGATGACGTTTACAAAATACGTAGGAGGATCTCCTGCTAACATCGCTATCGGTCTTTCAAGGCTTGGAATGAAGACAGGCTTTATTGGAAAAGTGTCAGACGACCAAATGGGCCGCTTCAGCACCCGGTATTTAAATCAACATAACATTAACACGGAAGGCATTGTAGTTGATCAAACAGGAGCCGTAACGGGACTGGCCTTTACTGAAATTAAAAGTCCTGAAGAGTGCAGCATCCTGATGTACCGTGATAATGTGGCAGACTTAAAGCTTGATCCAACAGAAGTTTCTGAAGAGTATATCAAGCAATCAAAAGCGCTCCTTATCTCTGGAACGGCTCTTGCTAAAAGTCCTTCAAGAGAAGCCGTGTTTCTTGCTCTTGAATATGCGCGAAAACATAGAGTAGTTGTATTTTTTGACGTTGACTACCGTCCGTACACGTGGGAGTCAGAAGCTGAGACTGCCGTCTACTATAATTTAGCGGCAGAAAAATCAGACGTGATTATCGGTACGCGAGAAGAATTCGATATGATGGAAAAGCTTTTAAATTATGAAGAATCAAATGACCAAGTTACAGCTGAACGATGGTTTTCTCATCATGCTAAGATTGTTGTCATCAAGCACGGAGGAGAAGGATCGATTGCTTATACAAAAGACGGCCAGTCTCATCGAGGCGGCATCTTTAAAACGAAAGTGCTCAAAACATTTGGAGCTGGCGACTCCTACGCATCTGCCTTTATCTACGGGTTAATGCAAGGGTTTACAATTCCTGAAGCGATGAGATTTGGCGGTGCTTCTGCTTCCATCGTTATTTCAAAACACAGTTCTTCAGATGCAATGCCAACGGTAGAAGAAATTAAGCAGTTTATGGAGACAGCTGAAGAAGTTCTGCAACAAGCGTAA